One Thermus sp. CCB_US3_UF1 DNA window includes the following coding sequences:
- the folP gene encoding dihydropteroate synthase, which yields MLWLRDRALDLSRPRLMGILNLTPDSFSDGGLYLDPERALARARAMVAEGADLLDLGAESTRPGAEPVPVEEEKRRLLPVLEAVLSLGVPVSVDTRKPEVAEEALRMGAHLLNDVTGLRDERMLALAARFGVAAVVMHMPVPDPKAMMAHARYGDVVAEVRAFLKAQAERALRAGVPQVVLDPGFGFGKLLEHNLALLRRLEAIVELGHPVLVGLSRKRTIGELTGVEAPGERVLGSVAAHLYAVLKGARILRVHDVGAHREALAVWNALWG from the coding sequence GTGCTCTGGCTACGCGACCGCGCCCTGGACCTTTCCCGCCCCCGGCTCATGGGCATCCTCAACCTCACCCCCGACTCCTTCTCCGACGGGGGGTTGTACCTGGACCCGGAAAGGGCCCTGGCGCGGGCCCGGGCCATGGTGGCCGAAGGGGCCGACCTCCTGGACCTGGGGGCCGAGTCCACCCGCCCCGGGGCGGAGCCGGTGCCGGTGGAGGAGGAAAAGCGCCGGCTTCTGCCCGTACTGGAGGCGGTGCTCTCCTTGGGGGTGCCCGTGAGCGTGGACACCCGTAAGCCCGAGGTGGCCGAGGAGGCCCTCAGGATGGGGGCCCACCTCCTGAACGACGTGACGGGCTTACGGGATGAGCGCATGCTGGCCCTGGCGGCCCGCTTCGGCGTGGCCGCGGTGGTCATGCACATGCCCGTGCCCGATCCCAAGGCCATGATGGCCCATGCCCGCTACGGCGACGTGGTGGCTGAGGTCCGGGCCTTCCTAAAGGCCCAGGCGGAAAGGGCCCTCCGGGCCGGGGTGCCCCAGGTGGTCCTGGACCCGGGGTTTGGCTTCGGCAAGCTCCTGGAGCACAACCTGGCCCTCCTGCGCCGCCTGGAGGCCATCGTGGAGCTAGGCCACCCGGTCCTGGTGGGGCTTTCCCGCAAGCGCACCATCGGGGAGCTCACGGGGGTGGAGGCGCCAGGGGAGCGGGTCCTGGGCTCCGTGGCCGCCCACCTCTACGCGGTCCTCAAAGGGGCCAGGATCCTCCGGGTGCACGACGTGGGGGCCCACCGGGAGGCCCTTGCGGTGTGGAACGCCCTCTGGGGGTAG
- the folB gene encoding dihydroneopterin aldolase produces the protein MGVIALLGLEFYGRHGVMPEEGRLGARFVVDLWLSVPFEGKGDRLEETVDYAAVYALVEEAVRHRRFYLIEALADHLAEALIQAFPRLEGVRVRVHKPHAPIPGVFRDVYAETEKKRS, from the coding sequence ATGGGGGTGATCGCCCTTCTGGGCTTGGAGTTCTATGGCCGCCACGGGGTCATGCCCGAGGAGGGGCGGCTTGGGGCGCGGTTTGTGGTGGACCTGTGGCTTTCCGTCCCCTTTGAGGGCAAGGGGGACCGGCTGGAGGAGACCGTGGACTACGCCGCGGTCTACGCCCTGGTGGAGGAGGCGGTGCGCCACCGCCGCTTCTACCTCATTGAGGCCCTGGCCGACCACCTGGCGGAGGCCCTCATCCAGGCCTTTCCCCGCCTCGAGGGGGTGCGGGTGCGGGTGCACAAGCCCCACGCCCCCATCCCTGGGGTCTTCCGCGACGTGTACGCGGAAACCGAGAAAAAACGCTCCTAG
- a CDS encoding NYN domain-containing protein, with protein MERVAIFIDGSNLYKGLVQHLGSDYRLNFVEFITLLTAGRRLLRAYYYNAPLPPEDPAAKAHQSFLNYLKRVPYVAVRLGRLERRADGFVEKGVDIQIAIDILRLAYADAYDVAVLVSGDGDFAEVVRVVQDMGKQVENTTFHALSSHRLAQQADRFYPLDDFPWERLRAPSLPQASEGE; from the coding sequence ATGGAAAGGGTGGCCATATTTATCGACGGCTCCAACCTTTACAAGGGGTTGGTGCAGCACCTGGGTTCGGATTATCGGCTGAACTTTGTGGAGTTTATCACCTTGCTCACCGCTGGGCGGCGGCTTCTCCGGGCCTACTACTACAACGCCCCCCTCCCCCCGGAGGACCCCGCGGCCAAGGCCCACCAGAGCTTCCTCAACTACCTCAAGCGGGTGCCCTACGTGGCCGTGCGCCTGGGCCGCCTGGAGCGGCGGGCCGACGGCTTTGTGGAAAAGGGGGTGGACATCCAGATCGCCATCGACATCCTGCGCCTGGCCTATGCCGACGCCTATGACGTGGCGGTCCTGGTGTCCGGGGACGGGGATTTCGCCGAGGTGGTGCGGGTGGTGCAGGACATGGGCAAGCAGGTGGAGAACACCACCTTCCACGCCCTCTCCTCCCACCGCCTGGCCCAGCAGGCGGACCGCTTCTACCCCCTGGACGACTTCCCCTGGGAGCGCCTCCGGGCCCCCAGCCTTCCCCAGGCCTCGGAAGGCGAGTGA
- the ndk gene encoding nucleoside-diphosphate kinase yields MERTFVMVKPDGFRRGLVGEILARFERKGFRLVGLKALRIPQELAEKHYAEHREKPFFPSLVAFITSGPVVAMVLEGPGVVAEVRKMMGATHPKDALPGTIRGDFATTIDENVIHGSASLEDAEREIALFFRPEELL; encoded by the coding sequence ATGGAGCGCACCTTCGTGATGGTGAAACCCGATGGCTTCCGGCGCGGCCTGGTGGGGGAGATCCTGGCCCGTTTTGAGCGCAAAGGCTTCCGCCTCGTGGGGCTCAAGGCCCTGCGCATCCCCCAGGAGCTGGCGGAAAAGCACTACGCCGAGCACCGGGAGAAGCCCTTCTTCCCCAGCCTGGTGGCCTTCATCACCTCGGGTCCGGTGGTGGCCATGGTCCTGGAGGGGCCGGGCGTGGTGGCCGAGGTGCGGAAGATGATGGGGGCCACCCACCCCAAGGACGCCCTGCCCGGCACCATCCGCGGCGACTTCGCCACCACCATTGACGAGAACGTGATCCACGGCTCGGCCAGCCTCGAGGACGCGGAGCGGGAGATCGCCCTCTTCTTCCGGCCGGAAGAGCTGCTCTAA
- a CDS encoding PP2C family serine/threonine-protein phosphatase — protein sequence MPGLAFALETHPGLKRPKNEDALGYTLTPWGGVFVVADGMGGHRTGEVAARLAVETILAHLKEGEPSPKALLQAFEEANARIHGEAQRPENRGMGTTATCLLLDLPYALLAHVGDSRAYLLRQGELTLLTEDHSWVAERVRQGLLTPEEARTHRWRNVITNALGSFPQARVDLLGLKLEPGDVFLLCTDGLSGVLDERTLGEVLRHFPPQEAASRLVALANEWGGPDNISAIVVRVPEELPRNPRPYALPLEAAQGKPVGLKLGEEPDELPTQVLEPERKGARLGWRDVLLIGLWILVVGYILLGYFRKP from the coding sequence GTGCCCGGCCTGGCCTTCGCCCTGGAAACCCACCCCGGCCTGAAGCGGCCCAAGAACGAGGACGCCCTGGGGTACACCCTCACCCCCTGGGGTGGGGTCTTCGTGGTGGCGGACGGCATGGGGGGGCACCGCACCGGGGAGGTGGCGGCCCGGCTGGCCGTGGAGACCATCCTGGCCCACCTCAAGGAGGGGGAGCCCAGCCCCAAGGCCCTCCTCCAGGCCTTTGAGGAGGCCAACGCCCGCATCCATGGGGAAGCCCAACGCCCGGAGAACCGGGGCATGGGCACCACCGCCACCTGCCTCCTCCTGGACCTGCCCTACGCCCTGCTGGCCCACGTGGGGGACTCCAGGGCCTACCTCCTGCGCCAGGGGGAGCTTACCCTCCTCACCGAGGACCACTCCTGGGTGGCCGAGCGGGTGCGCCAGGGCCTCCTCACCCCGGAGGAGGCCCGGACCCACCGCTGGCGCAACGTGATCACCAACGCCCTGGGCTCCTTCCCCCAGGCCCGGGTGGACCTCCTGGGGCTCAAGCTGGAACCGGGGGATGTGTTCCTGCTTTGCACCGATGGGCTTTCTGGCGTCTTGGACGAGCGCACCTTGGGGGAGGTGCTAAGGCACTTCCCTCCCCAGGAAGCGGCGAGCCGCCTGGTGGCCCTGGCCAACGAGTGGGGGGGGCCCGACAACATCAGCGCCATCGTGGTGCGCGTGCCCGAGGAGCTGCCCAGGAACCCCCGGCCCTACGCCCTGCCCCTGGAGGCCGCCCAGGGGAAGCCGGTGGGCCTCAAGCTGGGGGAGGAGCCGGACGAACTCCCCACCCAGGTCCTGGAACCGGAGAGGAAAGGGGCCCGCCTGGGCTGGCGGGACGTGCTCCTCATCGGCCTGTGGATCCTGGTGGTGGGCTACATCCTTCTGGGCTACTTCCGGAAGCCCTAG
- the rtcB gene encoding RNA ligase RtcB has product MRWEKIAPYTYRIPRQGKMRVDAVFFASEEILRDLEAENYASLAQLANVATLPGIVEPALAMPDIHWGYGFPIGGVAAFDPEAGGVVSPGGVGFDINCGVRLLVSALTLEDLLPRQRELADALFRLVPSGVGSERKDVRFSKKELKEILKEGAGWLVRKGFGHPEDLRFIESEGRLPWANPDKVSERAFERGAPQIGTLGSGNHFLEVQYVDQVYDLEAAEAYGLFPNQIAVLIHTGSRGLGHQVCQDYVERFLKVAPRYGIELVDKQLAAAPIRSPEGEDYLQAMAAAANFAFANRQLIAHFVREAFEAVGFTPREHGLRVLYDLAHNNAKFEEHGGRRVLVHRKGATRAFGPGYPEIPREYQRVGQPVLVPGDMGRYSYVLAGTEGAMAHAFGSSCHGAGRKMSRHQAKRVARERNLVKELAERGILVRAATRATVDEEMPEAYKDVSSVVEAVQGAGIGKKVARLRPLIVVKG; this is encoded by the coding sequence ATGCGTTGGGAAAAGATCGCCCCCTACACCTACCGCATCCCCAGGCAGGGGAAGATGCGGGTGGATGCCGTCTTCTTCGCCTCCGAGGAGATCCTAAGGGACCTCGAGGCCGAGAACTACGCTTCCTTAGCCCAGCTGGCCAACGTGGCCACCCTGCCCGGCATCGTGGAGCCAGCCTTGGCCATGCCCGACATCCATTGGGGCTACGGTTTTCCCATCGGCGGGGTGGCGGCCTTTGACCCGGAGGCCGGGGGGGTGGTGAGCCCTGGGGGGGTGGGGTTTGACATCAACTGCGGGGTCCGGCTCCTGGTCTCGGCCCTCACCCTGGAGGACCTTTTGCCCCGGCAAAGGGAGCTGGCCGACGCCCTCTTCCGCCTGGTGCCCTCGGGGGTGGGGAGCGAACGCAAGGACGTGCGCTTCAGCAAAAAGGAGCTCAAGGAGATCCTCAAGGAGGGGGCAGGGTGGCTGGTGCGCAAGGGGTTTGGCCACCCTGAGGACCTGCGCTTCATAGAGTCGGAAGGACGCCTGCCCTGGGCCAACCCGGACAAGGTTTCCGAGCGAGCCTTTGAGCGCGGGGCCCCTCAGATCGGTACCCTGGGAAGCGGCAACCACTTCCTGGAGGTGCAGTATGTGGACCAGGTCTACGACCTGGAAGCGGCTGAGGCCTACGGGCTTTTCCCAAACCAGATCGCCGTCCTCATCCACACGGGCAGCCGCGGCCTCGGCCACCAGGTCTGCCAGGACTACGTGGAGCGCTTCTTGAAGGTTGCCCCGCGGTACGGGATTGAACTGGTGGACAAGCAGCTGGCCGCCGCCCCCATCCGGAGCCCCGAGGGGGAGGATTACCTCCAGGCCATGGCCGCCGCCGCCAACTTCGCCTTCGCCAACCGCCAGCTCATCGCCCACTTCGTGCGCGAGGCCTTTGAGGCCGTGGGCTTCACTCCTAGGGAGCATGGGCTTAGGGTCCTTTACGACCTGGCCCACAACAACGCCAAGTTTGAGGAGCATGGGGGAAGGCGGGTCCTGGTCCACCGCAAGGGGGCTACCCGGGCCTTCGGCCCTGGCTACCCCGAGATCCCCCGGGAGTACCAGCGGGTGGGCCAGCCGGTCCTGGTCCCCGGGGACATGGGCCGCTACTCCTACGTCCTGGCGGGGACGGAGGGGGCCATGGCCCACGCCTTTGGCTCCAGCTGCCACGGGGCCGGGCGCAAGATGAGCCGCCACCAGGCCAAGCGGGTAGCCCGGGAGCGCAACCTGGTCAAGGAGCTGGCCGAGCGGGGGATCCTGGTGCGGGCCGCCACCCGGGCCACGGTGGACGAGGAGATGCCCGAGGCCTACAAGGACGTCTCCTCGGTGGTGGAGGCGGTGCAGGGGGCAGGGATCGGCAAGAAGGTGGCCCGCCTCCGCCCCCTCATCGTGGTCAAGGGCTAA